A part of Thermococcus sp. JdF3 genomic DNA contains:
- a CDS encoding Clp1/GlmU family protein: MNKAGYTTDVPEDRFVLLDELSSRDRPLRVMLVGGTDSGKTTLLTFLANGLIERGLRVAIVDSDVGQKGILPPATVSLAFVDGPFSSPSELRGHAHYFIGTTTPGQYVGEMAVGVKRLTDIAAERADVVLIDTTGFVTGPGVELKRLKAELVRPDLIVLLERAGEMEYLRKVLVLYGDVVTLPVSPAAREHSRRERREVRREKWRAYFSNSRTVEVDLTRVIPGGTELFRGRPLTEEERELLSTLFKWLVVAGWKGEHYTVVKVDAEGFSRQYVRPALHTVDFEKLSNLLVGFIDGEGFCRGVGILKWINFGGMKAQVLTPLPDEEIENAAELRFGRIQVLENGEELGLLRREEL; this comes from the coding sequence ATGAACAAGGCGGGATACACCACGGATGTCCCGGAGGACCGTTTCGTCCTTCTCGATGAACTGTCCTCCAGAGACCGGCCCCTTCGGGTTATGCTCGTTGGGGGAACCGACAGCGGCAAGACGACGCTCCTCACGTTCCTGGCCAACGGCCTCATTGAGAGGGGCCTTAGGGTCGCGATTGTGGACAGCGACGTTGGTCAGAAGGGAATCCTACCGCCCGCAACGGTCAGCCTTGCCTTTGTGGACGGGCCGTTCTCCAGTCCAAGCGAACTCAGGGGACACGCCCACTACTTCATAGGAACAACCACCCCTGGCCAGTACGTCGGTGAGATGGCGGTGGGGGTTAAGAGGCTCACGGACATCGCAGCCGAAAGGGCGGACGTCGTCCTGATAGACACCACCGGCTTCGTCACGGGGCCGGGAGTTGAGCTGAAGCGCCTCAAAGCCGAACTCGTTAGGCCGGATCTCATCGTTCTGCTTGAGCGGGCAGGGGAGATGGAATACCTGCGTAAGGTCCTCGTCCTGTACGGTGATGTCGTCACGCTCCCGGTCAGCCCCGCCGCGAGGGAACACTCGCGCCGGGAACGCAGGGAAGTCCGGCGGGAAAAGTGGAGGGCATACTTTTCGAACTCCAGGACTGTTGAGGTGGATCTGACGAGGGTGATTCCTGGGGGTACGGAGCTCTTCCGCGGCAGGCCCCTGACAGAGGAGGAGCGCGAACTGCTCTCCACGCTCTTCAAGTGGCTCGTGGTGGCTGGATGGAAGGGGGAGCACTACACCGTCGTCAAGGTCGATGCTGAGGGCTTTTCGAGGCAGTACGTCCGCCCGGCCCTCCACACCGTTGATTTTGAGAAGCTGAGCAACCTCCTCGTGGGTTTCATAGACGGGGAGGGGTTCTGCAGGGGTGTTGGCATACTGAAGTGGATAAACTTCGGCGGAATGAAGGCTCAGGTCCTCACCCCCCTCCCGGATGAAGAGATTGAGAATGCGGCAGAACTGCGCTTTGGCCGTATACAGGTGCTTGAAAATGGCGAGGAACTTGGTCTCCTCCGGCGGGAGGAGCTGTAG
- a CDS encoding geranylgeranylglycerol-phosphate geranylgeranyltransferase, which produces MEFKAFIEITRPHNCALAGVVGVLGSIVAVGHLPDALTTALVFLVVTLGCAGGNTVNDYFDYEIDKINRPDRPLPRGAMGRRTAIYYSLLLFAVGLVFAYMINVYAFLLALVAYAAMLLYAWKLKPLPFVGNLVVAALTGATPLYGAIAVEHLGLAGYLAVCAFLVNVAREVIKDIEDVEGDLAKGARTLPIVWGKRNAAYLGAAFAVLTVVASFLPITAGVGLGYYAMVPVDLIILYAAYLILRSQEREAAHSSQKLLKVSIFLAVMAFLVAALV; this is translated from the coding sequence ATGGAATTCAAGGCCTTCATCGAGATAACCCGGCCCCACAACTGCGCCCTGGCCGGAGTGGTGGGTGTCCTCGGGTCGATCGTGGCGGTGGGCCACCTCCCCGACGCCCTAACGACGGCTCTCGTCTTCCTGGTGGTCACCCTGGGGTGCGCTGGAGGCAACACCGTAAACGACTACTTTGACTACGAGATAGATAAAATAAACCGTCCTGATAGACCGCTCCCCAGGGGCGCCATGGGCAGGAGAACGGCCATCTACTACTCCCTGCTGCTCTTCGCGGTGGGGCTGGTATTCGCTTACATGATAAACGTCTACGCCTTCCTGCTGGCCCTTGTGGCGTACGCCGCCATGCTCCTCTACGCCTGGAAGCTCAAGCCCCTGCCCTTCGTCGGCAACCTTGTCGTTGCGGCCCTGACCGGTGCGACGCCGCTTTACGGGGCAATAGCGGTCGAACACCTGGGTCTTGCAGGTTACCTGGCCGTGTGTGCCTTCCTGGTCAACGTGGCGCGCGAGGTTATAAAGGACATAGAGGACGTTGAGGGCGACCTTGCTAAGGGTGCCAGAACCCTGCCCATAGTGTGGGGGAAGAGGAACGCGGCCTATCTCGGTGCGGCCTTTGCGGTGCTGACGGTGGTGGCGTCTTTCCTCCCGATAACGGCGGGAGTCGGTCTCGGCTACTACGCGATGGTGCCGGTTGACCTTATAATCCTCTACGCGGCATACCTCATACTCCGCTCCCAGGAGAGGGAAGCGGCCCACAGCTCCCAGAAGCTGCTGAAGGTGAGCATATTCCTCGCCGTGATGGCTTTCCTGGTTGCGGCGCTGGTCTGA
- a CDS encoding ribonucleoside-triphosphate reductase, with product MEFKDELARALDGDGLWTVVTFKTPYGPGMTLEKLAEAAENAGWSVTFRANWWTADIPYGLARLDLRKGGREKILLGKWILGSGCELIRLENMPLEKGRDEFFRMVDSITSTLIHDPVIRTMREQY from the coding sequence ATGGAGTTTAAGGATGAACTTGCGCGTGCGCTTGATGGGGACGGGCTCTGGACCGTCGTTACTTTCAAAACACCCTATGGGCCTGGTATGACCCTTGAAAAACTCGCTGAGGCCGCGGAAAACGCCGGCTGGAGCGTTACGTTCAGGGCCAACTGGTGGACCGCCGACATACCCTACGGTCTCGCCAGGCTGGACCTCAGAAAGGGGGGCAGGGAGAAGATACTCCTCGGCAAGTGGATTCTCGGAAGCGGCTGCGAGCTGATACGGCTGGAGAACATGCCCCTCGAGAAGGGCCGTGACGAGTTCTTCCGGATGGTGGACAGTATAACCTCGACGCTCATCCACGACCCGGTCATAAGGACGATGAGGGAGCAGTACTGA
- a CDS encoding OB-fold nucleic acid binding domain-containing protein — MKKRLPASRVYIRDIIDGYYVRSEGDFEPNYLITKDARKVYRVKVVATVVREPVISEDETYGKLQIDDGTGTIWVLGFRDDTRFVRLVKKGDLVQIIGKVGEWREDKQILVEGITRVEPNMWILHRFETLKEKVEHAKKARIAFEIYDKYGITAKAKVIAKNKGVSEEMLLTIDELYTMMLEQRSTEEALFEEEEIIEAEEAKEENPELEKAKKAVLNLLQEKGKALSHKFIVKKLSSDFDEELIEDAITQLLADGEIYEPEIGYYEPL, encoded by the coding sequence ATGAAGAAGCGCCTGCCAGCGAGCAGGGTTTACATCAGGGACATCATCGACGGCTACTATGTCAGGAGTGAGGGCGACTTCGAGCCGAACTACCTGATAACCAAGGACGCCAGAAAGGTGTACCGCGTCAAGGTCGTCGCCACGGTTGTCCGCGAGCCGGTGATAAGCGAAGACGAGACCTACGGCAAGCTCCAGATCGACGACGGGACCGGAACGATATGGGTTCTGGGCTTCCGCGACGACACGCGCTTTGTGAGGCTCGTGAAGAAGGGCGACCTCGTGCAGATAATCGGAAAGGTCGGGGAGTGGCGCGAGGACAAGCAGATACTCGTTGAAGGAATAACCAGGGTCGAGCCCAACATGTGGATACTCCACCGCTTCGAGACCCTCAAAGAGAAGGTTGAGCACGCAAAGAAGGCCAGGATCGCCTTTGAGATATACGACAAGTACGGCATCACCGCGAAGGCAAAGGTCATAGCCAAGAACAAGGGCGTCAGCGAGGAGATGCTCCTTACCATAGACGAGCTCTACACCATGATGCTTGAGCAGAGGAGCACGGAGGAAGCTCTGTTTGAAGAGGAGGAAATCATCGAAGCCGAAGAGGCCAAAGAGGAGAACCCTGAGCTCGAGAAAGCTAAGAAAGCAGTCCTCAATCTGCTCCAGGAGAAAGGCAAGGCACTCTCCCACAAGTTCATCGTTAAGAAGCTCTCCTCCGACTTCGATGAGGAGCTCATCGAGGACGCAATCACCCAGCTCCTCGCGGATGGGGAGATATACGAGCCGGAAATAGGCTACTACGAACCCCTCTGA